One stretch of Eupeodes corollae chromosome 2, idEupCoro1.1, whole genome shotgun sequence DNA includes these proteins:
- the LOC129945252 gene encoding uncharacterized protein LOC129945252, which produces MDIVARWPGSSHDSTIFNNSRICARFENGDFGNHLIVADSGYQCRRYMLTPLRNCNNPQETLYNESQIRTRNCVERSYGVWKRRFPILSTGIKVKLTTIQSIIVATAVLHNICCTNNEADPPAADNSINEAMNNGYESERTSNFQNENTSVRSSLVNDYFRSLLG; this is translated from the coding sequence atggacATCGTTGCAAGGTGGCCTGGATCGAGTCATGATtccacaatttttaataattctagaATCTGTGCTAGATTTGAAAATGGAGATTTTGGAAATCATCTCATAGTTGCTGACAGTGGCTACCAATGCAGGCGCTATATGTTGACCCCATTACGTAATTGTAACAATCCTCAAGAAACATTGTATAACGAATCTCAGATTAGAACAAGAAATTGTGTTGAACGCTCGTATGGAGTATGGAAAAGAAGGTTTCCTATATTATCAACAGgaataaaagtaaaactaaCAACAATTCAGAGCATCATTGTTGCAACAGCTGTTCTGCACAACATTTGCTGTACAAATAACGAAGCTGATCCTCCAGCGGCGGACAATTCAATTAATGAAGCAATGAATAATGGCTATGAAAGTGAAAGAACTTCGaactttcaaaatgaaaatacatcTGTGCGAAGTTCGCTTGTTAATGACTATTTCCGAAGTCTTTTAGGTTAA
- the LOC129945253 gene encoding putative nuclease HARBI1, producing the protein MSSSESYIEDISDEENLILVANVRREKRIQFRINHFNYWDDIEFFDRFRMSKNSAYIVLEQIRSQIENATKWNHSISAETKLLLTLRLYASGSLLITAGDFCGVSKSSATRICKIVSHYIALLREKYIKFPATPEEKFEVVNGFYQFARFPRVIAALDCTHVRIQSPGNIKT; encoded by the exons atgtcgagTTCGGAAAGTTATATTGAAGATATTAGTGATGaggaaaacttaattttagttGCGAATGTGAGAAGAGAAAAACGCATTCAATTCAGAATAAATCATTTCAATTATTGGGACGATATAGAATTCTTCGACAGATTTCGAATGTCGAAGAATTCAGCCTACATTGTTTTGGAGCAAATCCGATCCCAAATTGAAAATGCAACTAAATG GAACCATTCAATATCTGCCGAAACCAAGCTTTTATTAACCTTGCGCTTGTATGCCAGTGGATCACTCCTCATAACTGCGGGAGACTTTTGTGGTGTTTCTAAATCATCCGCTACCAGAATTTGTAAGATAGTCTCTCATTATATTGCTCTACTTCGAGAGAAATACATAAAGTTCCCGGCGACACCTGAGGAAAAGTTTGAAGTTGTAAATGGATTTTACCAATTTGCAAGGTTTCCTCGCGTTATAGCTGCTTTAGATTGTACACATGTACGGATTCAGTCCCCAGGTAACATTAAAACATGA